The genomic region GGCGCAATAGCGCCCGCGGCGCCCCGAAAACAGAACCCAAGGAGAACCGATTGATGGCGCAGGTTGATATCGACACGAGTTCCGACGATTCCGTTCCTCCCGAGCTTGAGGTCAAGGAATACACCTACGACGACTGGATGGCCTCCGCGGGAGTGCCGATTCACCGGGGCTACTTCATCGAAGACCTGCGCACGGTGGAGCTGGGTTGGTGGGAGCGGCGCGGCTGCGAGAGCGCCTTCATCCAGCTCGTGGGCCAGGAGGGGGTCACCTCCGCCATGGTGCAGGAGATCCCTCCGGGAGAGACGCTGCCGCCGCTCAAGTTCGGTCTTGACGAGCTGGTCTACGTGCTCCAGGGCCACGGCGTCACCACGGTGTGGATGGGCGACAACGGCTCCAGGACCAGCTTCGAATGGCAGCCCCGGAGCCTGTTCCAGATCCCGCACAACTACCACCACACCCTGAGCAACATGCGCGGCGACCAGCCGGTGCGGCTCCTGCGCTACAGCTATCTGCCGCTGGCCCTGTCGCTCAACACCGATCCCGAGTTCTTCTTCGACAACCAATACGAGGGCGAGGACCACCTGGCCGACGGCGGCCAGCTCTACTCCGAGGCCAAGCTCGTGCGCGACGGCGATCCCACGCGCACCTGGGGCGGCCGCAGCGGCATCTTCTGGTACGGCAACTTCTTCCCGGACATGGGCTCCTGGAACAAGCTCAACCGCAGCACCCGCCGGGGCGCGGGGGGTCACAGCGTGCTCATGACCTTCCCTTACTCCGAGATGTCCTGTCACATGTCGGTGTTCCCTTCCCGCACCTACAAGAAGGCGCATCGCCACGGTCCGGGCCGCGTCATCGTCATCCCCGCGGGTGAGGGCTACTCCATCCTCTGGGAGGAGGGCAAGCAGAAGGTGGTGGCGCCGTGGCACGAAGCCAGCATGTTCGTGCCGCCGGGCAAGTGGTTCCACCAGCACTTCAACGCCGGCGGCACGCCGGCGCGTTACCTGGCGCTGCATCCGCCGCGGCAGTTCCGCGGCCACGCCGAGAAGGTCGAGGACCGCGCCAAGGACCAGATCGAATACGCCGACGAGGATTCGCAGATCCGCGAGCGCTTCGAGGGCGAGCTGGACAAGCGCGGGCTGACCAGCCTGATGCCCGACGAGGTGTACCGGAACCGCGACTTCCAGTGGACCTACCGGGACGCCGAAGCGCAGGCGGCACCGTAAGGGTTATCCGCCCGCCATCGGCAGAGAGTCGCCCGTCATGCAGATCATCGACTCACAGGTCCACATCTGGGCCCCGGAAACGCCCGCCAAACCCTGGGACCGGGTGGACGCGGCCAAACCGCACCGCCCGGAACCCATCGGCCACGAGGAGCTGCTGCGCGAGATGGACGCGGCCGGGGTGCAGCGCGCGGTGCTGGTGCCGCCCACCTGGGAGGCGGACCGCAACGACACCTCGATGGAGGCCGCCCGCCTCCATCCGGACCGCTTCGCGGTCATGGGCCGGCTGACCCTCGACGCGCCCGAGAGCCGGGAGCGCATGGCCGCGTGGAAGGAACAGCCCGGCATGCTCGGCATCCGTCTGACCTTTCACCGCGGCCGCTACCGCGCCTGGCTCGACGACGGCAGCATCGACTGGTTCTGGGCCGCGGCCGAGCGTTACGACGTCCCGGTCATGGCGCTGGCGCCGCACCACCTGCCGCGGCTCGCCGAGGTGGCCGCGCGCCACCCCGGACTGCGGCTGTGCGTCGACCACATGGGGCTCAACAACAGCCTGGTGGGAAAGCCGCTGGAACCCATCATCGACGGCGTGCTCAAGCTCGCCTCCCTGCCCAACGTGGTGGTGAAGGCGTCGGCGCTGCCGTGCTATTCCACGGAGAGCTATCCGTATCCGTCGCTCCACCCGCAGGTGCGCCGCGTGGTCGACGCCTTCGGACCCAAGCGCGTCTTCTGGGGAACCGACCTGTCCCACCTGCCCTGTCCCTACCGGCAAGCGCTGACACTGTTCACCGAAGAACTCGACCTCACCGACGACGAGAAGGAGTGGATCCTGGGACGGGCGCTGGCGGAATGGCTGGACTGGCCGCTGTCCGGGAAGGACTCATGAAGATGGCGGGCCTCGCGCAGTCGAAGGACCCCATCTCGCCCGGCGGCGATTGATCAGAGCTTCGTCAGGGCTTCAGGGGACATTCCATGGCACGAGAGTATCGCTGCATCTCCGCCGACAGCCATTTCGAAGCGCCGCCGGACCTGTGGCGCCATCGCGTCCCCGCCACGTACCGGGAGCGGATGTCGCGCCGGATCCGGCTGGCCGACGGCCGCGACGCGCTGCAGAAGGAGGGGCGGCCGCTCACCTACGGCGGCACCAGCTACTACGGCGGGCGCCCACCGGAAGAGTTCGATCCTACGGTCATCGACTTCGACAACACGCCGGGATGCGGCGGCCCCGAGCAACGCCTGCGCGAGCAGGACCAGGACGGCGTCGACGCCGAGGTGCTGTTTGCCCTGGACGTGCGCAACCCAGCCATCCGCGACCAGGAGGCGTTCGTCGGCATCATCCACCACTTCAACGAGTACATGGCGGAGGAGTACTGCGCCGTGGACCCCGAGCGCCTCATCGGCGTCGGCGTCCTGCCCAACCGCGGCGTCGAGGACGACGTCGCCGAGATGGAGCACTGCAAACGCCTCGGCTTCAAGGCCGTCTGGCTGGCCACCTATCCCAGCGGACGGAGCTTTCCGTCGCCGGAGGACGACCGTTTCTGGGCCGCGGCCCTGGACCTGGACGTGCCCGTGGTGGTGCACACATCCTTCACCGCCAAGGTGGGGTCGCGCGAGACGCCGCTGTTCCGTTATCCCCGCGAGGCGCCGGCCGAGCACCGGCCGCCCACCGACTTCATCCAGCGCCTCGCCCGCCAGGCCCCGTACCACTCGGGCTCGGTGGAGGCAAGCCAGATGGTGGTGGCGGGGATCTTCGACCGATTCCCCAGGCTGCGCATCTACTGGGCCGAGAACAACGCCGGCTGGCTGCCGTACTTCTACGAGCAGATGGACCACGAGTACTCCGTCAACCGCTTCTGGGCCGAACGCCAGTTGGGACTGCCGCGGTTGAAGCGCCTGCCCAGCGAGTATCTCCGGGAGCACGCCTACTGGGGCTTCTTCGAAGACCACGTGGGCGTGCGCCTGCGCCACGACGTCGGCGTCGACCGTATGCTGTGGGGCAGCGACTTCCCCCACGTGGTCACCCGCTGGCCCCACTCCCGGGAGCTGCTCGACTCGCAGATGCAGGGCGTCGCCGACGACGAGCGCCGGCGCATGGTGGCCGGCAATGCCATCGAGTTCTTCCGGCTGTAGCGGCCCGACCCTCTCCTCGGACTTGGTTGCCCCACCACACCACGCCCGGATTGCCGCTTCCGCGGCTGTGTCAAAGCTGATGAGGCAGGGGTCCCCCGGACCGTCATTCCCGCGGAAGCGGGAACCTTATCAAAGTGTTGCACTTCGTTTGTGATTCTAGCGAATCCAGGGGTGGTGGCGGGGCACTACAGCGGCGTTTCCCCGCCCCGCCACCCCTGGATTTTCGCTTCCGCGGGAATGACGGTCCGAGGGGTCCCTGCCATTTCCTGTCCGAGCGGAGTCTTGTCACGGCCGCGTCGCGGGAATGACGGTTCGGGGTGTTGGCGGTGCTTCCCTTCCGCGGCCAACCGGAGTAGATTCCACGGCGAATTCCGAACCAGCGGGAGGGAACCATGCTACCCGACATGCCACGAGATCAGCGGCTCGATCTGCTGCGCAAGATGCTCATGATCCGGCGCGCGGAAGAGCACGTCGTCCGGTTCAACGAGGAGCACGAGGGCCTCATCCGGGGCCACTTCCACATCTACATCGGCCAGGAGGCCACCGGCGTGGGCGTATGCTCGGCGCTGGCGCTGGAGGATTATGTCTTCAGCACCCACCGGAACCACGGCCACGTCATCGCCAAGGGCGGCGACCCCGGCAAGGTGCTCGCCGAGGTCATCGGACGCGAGACCGGCTACTGCCTGGGACGCGGCGGCACCTTCCACGTGGCGGCGCCCGACCTGAACATCCTCCACACCTCCGCCATCGTGGGCGGCAGCACGGCGCTGGCCTCCGGGGCGGCGCTGGCGGCCCAGGTGCTGGAGTCCAACGCCGTGACCGTGGTCTTCTTCGGCGACGGCGCCATGGACGAGGGCGTGGCGTATGAAAGCATGAACATCGCGCGGTTGTGGAACCTGCCGCTGATCTTCGTGATGGAGAACAACTACCGGCGCGCCGGACGGGTCAATGCCGACCACGCCGCCGACGACCTGCCCAACATTCCGCGCGCCCTCAACCTCGAGACCGTCAGCGTGAACGGCGACGACGTGGGCCAGGTGCACGGCACGCTGAAGGAACTGGTGCGGCGCACCCGCGCGGGCGAGGGGCCGTTCTTCGTCGAGGCGCGCACCCATCCGTGGCCGGGCAACGACGGCGCCCACCCCACGCTGGTGGGCGGGGTCACGGACATCAACTGGGCGTGGGACCCCAGCCCGGTGCCCGAGAACGTGCGCTCCTGGTACGCCGAGGGCGACTG from Deltaproteobacteria bacterium harbors:
- a CDS encoding amidohydrolase family protein, with product MAREYRCISADSHFEAPPDLWRHRVPATYRERMSRRIRLADGRDALQKEGRPLTYGGTSYYGGRPPEEFDPTVIDFDNTPGCGGPEQRLREQDQDGVDAEVLFALDVRNPAIRDQEAFVGIIHHFNEYMAEEYCAVDPERLIGVGVLPNRGVEDDVAEMEHCKRLGFKAVWLATYPSGRSFPSPEDDRFWAAALDLDVPVVVHTSFTAKVGSRETPLFRYPREAPAEHRPPTDFIQRLARQAPYHSGSVEASQMVVAGIFDRFPRLRIYWAENNAGWLPYFYEQMDHEYSVNRFWAERQLGLPRLKRLPSEYLREHAYWGFFEDHVGVRLRHDVGVDRMLWGSDFPHVVTRWPHSRELLDSQMQGVADDERRRMVAGNAIEFFRL
- a CDS encoding thiamine pyrophosphate-dependent dehydrogenase E1 component subunit alpha produces the protein MLPDMPRDQRLDLLRKMLMIRRAEEHVVRFNEEHEGLIRGHFHIYIGQEATGVGVCSALALEDYVFSTHRNHGHVIAKGGDPGKVLAEVIGRETGYCLGRGGTFHVAAPDLNILHTSAIVGGSTALASGAALAAQVLESNAVTVVFFGDGAMDEGVAYESMNIARLWNLPLIFVMENNYRRAGRVNADHAADDLPNIPRALNLETVSVNGDDVGQVHGTLKELVRRTRAGEGPFFVEARTHPWPGNDGAHPTLVGGVTDINWAWDPSPVPENVRSWYAEGDCILAYARELAASEGCDRDTVVRVDEEVRREADAAAQFALTSPLPPPEAAVRYAYAGRGE
- a CDS encoding amidohydrolase family protein — translated: MQIIDSQVHIWAPETPAKPWDRVDAAKPHRPEPIGHEELLREMDAAGVQRAVLVPPTWEADRNDTSMEAARLHPDRFAVMGRLTLDAPESRERMAAWKEQPGMLGIRLTFHRGRYRAWLDDGSIDWFWAAAERYDVPVMALAPHHLPRLAEVAARHPGLRLCVDHMGLNNSLVGKPLEPIIDGVLKLASLPNVVVKASALPCYSTESYPYPSLHPQVRRVVDAFGPKRVFWGTDLSHLPCPYRQALTLFTEELDLTDDEKEWILGRALAEWLDWPLSGKDS
- a CDS encoding cupin domain-containing protein, whose protein sequence is MAQVDIDTSSDDSVPPELEVKEYTYDDWMASAGVPIHRGYFIEDLRTVELGWWERRGCESAFIQLVGQEGVTSAMVQEIPPGETLPPLKFGLDELVYVLQGHGVTTVWMGDNGSRTSFEWQPRSLFQIPHNYHHTLSNMRGDQPVRLLRYSYLPLALSLNTDPEFFFDNQYEGEDHLADGGQLYSEAKLVRDGDPTRTWGGRSGIFWYGNFFPDMGSWNKLNRSTRRGAGGHSVLMTFPYSEMSCHMSVFPSRTYKKAHRHGPGRVIVIPAGEGYSILWEEGKQKVVAPWHEASMFVPPGKWFHQHFNAGGTPARYLALHPPRQFRGHAEKVEDRAKDQIEYADEDSQIRERFEGELDKRGLTSLMPDEVYRNRDFQWTYRDAEAQAAP